The Pedobacter roseus genome contains a region encoding:
- a CDS encoding AEC family transporter, translating to MANFILIGLCILAGILFRKSKSLPKDAHKGINAWIIYIALPAVSFKYLPHITWTNDLLFPALAPVCVWLFGWLFITVYSRIRNISKASSGGLKLTSSLSNTSFVGFPLIVAYFSEKELGIAIICDQVTFTLLSTIGVIVAIRSSQNQELSAKLVLKKVLTFPPLIGCVLALTIPRFIDVSVLDPLFDKLAGTVGPLALFSIGLQLKFGGWFSELKHISFALLYKLILAPLVVMLIAVVLGMSGTITKITIFEMAMPTLLTAGVVADQYNLNPKLSNLVVGIGILLSFITTGLWWLVLTYSGLV from the coding sequence ATGGCAAATTTCATCCTTATCGGTTTATGCATTTTGGCAGGTATTCTTTTCAGAAAGAGCAAATCGTTGCCTAAAGATGCACACAAAGGTATTAACGCCTGGATTATTTACATTGCCTTACCAGCAGTTTCGTTTAAGTACCTGCCACATATTACCTGGACAAATGATTTGCTTTTCCCGGCGTTGGCACCAGTTTGTGTATGGCTGTTCGGTTGGTTATTCATCACGGTTTATAGTCGTATCAGGAACATCAGCAAAGCAAGCTCAGGTGGTTTAAAATTAACAAGCTCCTTAAGTAATACTTCTTTTGTAGGTTTTCCTTTAATTGTGGCCTATTTTAGTGAAAAGGAATTGGGAATCGCCATTATCTGCGATCAGGTTACTTTTACGCTGCTATCGACTATTGGGGTGATTGTGGCCATCCGATCCTCACAGAACCAGGAATTAAGCGCCAAACTGGTGCTTAAAAAAGTATTAACCTTTCCGCCGCTGATCGGTTGTGTATTGGCTTTAACCATTCCACGTTTTATCGATGTTTCTGTTCTTGATCCATTGTTTGATAAGCTTGCCGGAACGGTTGGTCCGTTGGCCTTGTTTTCAATTGGTTTGCAGCTCAAGTTTGGGGGCTGGTTTAGTGAATTGAAGCATATCAGTTTTGCTTTGTTATATAAGTTGATTTTAGCTCCTTTGGTGGTGATGCTGATTGCTGTAGTTTTAGGGATGAGCGGAACAATTACCAAAATAACCATTTTCGAAATGGCCATGCCAACTTTATTAACGGCAGGGGTAGTGGCTGATCAGTATAACCTTAACCCAAAACTTTCCAATTTAGTAGTGGGGATCGGGATATTGCTTTCATTTATCACCACGGGTTTATGGTGGTTGGTACTGACTTATTCAGGGTTGGTTTAA
- a CDS encoding C1 family peptidase has translation MINYTKISVIGLALSLSISAVYGQDNLVNSLKNNQSENSAASFKFTEVINLANTPVQNQGSSGTCWSYSTNSFLESEMIKAGKQPVTLSQLFSARNAYVEKGKNYVRMHGAVSLGDGGALHDVINMYRKYGAVPQEVYTGLNYGTKINKTAELGDIEKGVLDAVVKNSNGELTPNWLKAYTGVIDAYLGAVPENFTYNGKKYTPQTFAKEVVGLNPDNYVELSSFNDHPFYSKFTLLVPDNWSFDQVYNVKVNELTDIIDNALKGGYTVAWATDVSEKTFSWKNGVAFVPQTPFADMTMKQKAEMFNGPQPEMEITQENRQLAFDNYQTTDDHGMHIVGLAKDQNGKEYYIVKNSWGATNDYKGYLYVTKNYVKYKTTAILLNKAGIPAAISKKLAL, from the coding sequence ATGATCAACTACACAAAAATCAGTGTGATTGGTTTGGCTTTGTCGTTATCTATATCGGCAGTTTATGGTCAAGACAATCTTGTTAATTCTTTAAAAAACAACCAAAGTGAAAACAGTGCAGCTTCTTTCAAATTCACAGAAGTAATTAACCTGGCCAATACACCGGTTCAAAACCAAGGCTCTTCGGGCACTTGCTGGAGCTATTCAACCAATTCATTTTTAGAATCAGAAATGATCAAAGCAGGTAAACAACCTGTAACCTTATCCCAACTTTTTTCTGCCCGCAATGCTTACGTAGAAAAAGGAAAAAATTATGTACGCATGCATGGTGCAGTTTCATTAGGCGATGGTGGTGCTTTGCATGATGTAATCAACATGTACAGAAAATACGGTGCGGTTCCGCAAGAGGTGTACACTGGTTTAAACTATGGTACTAAAATCAACAAAACTGCCGAGCTTGGCGATATCGAAAAAGGTGTTTTAGACGCAGTAGTAAAAAATTCGAACGGCGAGTTAACACCAAACTGGTTAAAAGCTTATACGGGCGTAATTGATGCTTATTTAGGTGCTGTGCCAGAAAATTTCACCTATAACGGTAAAAAATATACCCCACAAACTTTTGCCAAGGAAGTTGTAGGTTTAAATCCAGACAACTATGTAGAATTATCTTCTTTTAATGATCATCCTTTCTACAGCAAATTTACTTTGCTGGTACCCGATAACTGGTCATTTGATCAGGTTTACAATGTTAAGGTAAACGAATTGACAGACATTATTGATAATGCCTTAAAAGGTGGTTATACTGTTGCATGGGCTACAGATGTGAGCGAAAAAACCTTTAGCTGGAAAAATGGTGTTGCTTTTGTTCCGCAGACACCTTTTGCTGATATGACGATGAAACAAAAAGCGGAGATGTTTAACGGCCCACAGCCAGAGATGGAAATTACTCAGGAAAACCGTCAATTGGCATTTGATAATTACCAAACCACTGATGACCATGGGATGCATATCGTTGGTTTAGCAAAAGATCAGAATGGTAAAGAATATTATATCGTAAAAAACTCCTGGGGTGCTACAAACGATTATAAAGGTTATTTATACGTAACCAAAAACTACGTTAAATATAAAACGACAGCCATTTTATTAAACAAAGCAGGTATTCCGGCAGCAATTTCTAAGAAATTAGCCTTGTAA
- a CDS encoding L-serine ammonia-lyase yields MIKEQISVFDIFKIGIGPSSSHTLGPWRAAQQFTASLAQQNLLNDVEGIKILLYGSLAKTGKGHGTDVAILLGLTGADPVTFDVDAVTPTFEGIQRDKKLNLAGHLTINFDYNQDLLFLFAESLPFHPNAVTFQAFLNNGKAFSETYYSIGGGFVVKEGEDNSKKAQVDLPFPVEKAKELLHWCLSTGLKVSEIVMENELAWRTEAETKKGILQHFAVMRDCIYRGCHTTGFLPGGLNVARRAFPLNKRLISKSEYSNYNTWVEAIRKGGNGFNYTLDWVSCFALAVNEENASFGRVVTAPTNGAAGVIPAVLQYFITFCDGYSEEKIIQFIACASEIGSIFKKGATISAAMGGCQAEIGVSSAMAAAALTECLGGSQRQVLMAAEIAMEHHLGLTCDPIGGLVQIPCIERNTMGAIKAITASQLALQSNPDKAKVSLDAVVNTMWETALDMNAKYKETSDGGLATNIPISLPEC; encoded by the coding sequence ATGATCAAGGAACAAATTTCAGTTTTCGATATTTTTAAAATAGGCATTGGCCCGTCAAGTTCACATACTTTAGGTCCCTGGCGTGCTGCCCAACAATTTACCGCTTCACTTGCACAGCAAAACCTGCTTAACGATGTTGAAGGCATTAAAATATTGCTGTATGGCTCTCTTGCCAAAACAGGCAAGGGCCACGGAACTGATGTAGCCATTTTATTGGGTTTAACCGGAGCCGATCCCGTAACTTTTGATGTAGATGCAGTTACACCCACTTTCGAAGGCATCCAACGGGATAAAAAACTGAACCTTGCTGGTCATTTAACCATCAATTTCGATTATAATCAAGATTTACTCTTTCTTTTTGCCGAAAGTTTACCTTTTCACCCTAATGCAGTTACTTTTCAGGCATTTTTAAATAACGGAAAGGCTTTTTCCGAAACCTATTACTCTATTGGTGGTGGTTTTGTGGTGAAAGAAGGAGAAGATAACAGTAAAAAAGCCCAGGTTGATCTGCCATTTCCGGTAGAAAAAGCAAAAGAACTGTTGCACTGGTGTCTGTCTACCGGTTTAAAAGTGAGCGAAATCGTAATGGAGAACGAACTGGCCTGGCGTACCGAAGCTGAGACCAAAAAAGGTATTTTACAACATTTCGCCGTCATGCGCGATTGTATTTATCGTGGCTGCCATACCACTGGCTTTTTACCGGGTGGTTTAAATGTAGCCAGAAGGGCTTTCCCCTTAAATAAACGCTTAATTAGTAAAAGTGAATATTCCAATTATAATACTTGGGTAGAAGCCATCAGGAAAGGTGGTAACGGATTTAATTATACTTTAGATTGGGTAAGCTGTTTTGCGCTGGCCGTAAATGAAGAAAATGCCTCATTTGGCAGGGTAGTAACTGCCCCTACAAATGGTGCTGCCGGGGTAATTCCGGCCGTACTCCAATATTTTATAACCTTTTGCGATGGTTATAGTGAAGAAAAAATCATCCAGTTTATTGCCTGCGCTTCCGAAATAGGCAGTATTTTCAAAAAAGGTGCTACCATATCCGCAGCAATGGGTGGCTGTCAGGCCGAAATTGGCGTTTCCTCAGCCATGGCTGCAGCAGCGCTTACAGAATGCCTGGGCGGCTCGCAAAGGCAGGTTTTAATGGCTGCAGAAATTGCCATGGAACATCATTTAGGTTTAACCTGCGATCCGATTGGTGGTTTGGTACAAATTCCTTGTATCGAACGGAATACCATGGGCGCAATTAAAGCCATTACGGCCAGTCAGTTGGCTTTACAAAGCAATCCCGATAAAGCAAAAGTGAGTCTCGATGCCGTGGTAAATACCATGTGGGAAACGGCTCTAGATATGAATGCCAAATACAAAGAAACCTCTGATGGAGGCCTGGCAACCAATATTCCGATCAGTTTGCCAGAATGTTAA
- a CDS encoding RDD family protein has product MDFNNNYQEIDLNYCRASSGKRFANYIIDVIVFYIILFGIYIFIGILIPGILDGINDLLDRLIAMVCYGFIMCLIEAVSRGKSIGKLITGTKAVNLDGSEIDFGKAFTRNMIRVIPFNAISALSNPCDPWHDRWSDTMVIDEKKMALQTQRVDLFDSVKNQIQ; this is encoded by the coding sequence ATGGACTTTAACAACAATTATCAAGAAATTGATTTAAACTACTGCCGTGCCAGCTCGGGCAAAAGATTCGCTAATTACATCATCGACGTTATTGTTTTTTACATCATTCTTTTTGGCATTTACATCTTTATCGGAATTTTAATTCCTGGTATTTTAGACGGAATCAATGATCTTTTAGATAGGTTGATCGCGATGGTTTGTTATGGCTTTATTATGTGTTTAATAGAAGCCGTTTCACGTGGAAAATCGATCGGGAAACTCATTACAGGAACAAAGGCCGTAAACTTAGATGGTAGCGAGATTGATTTTGGAAAAGCGTTTACGCGAAATATGATCCGTGTAATTCCTTTTAATGCAATTAGTGCGCTCAGTAATCCTTGTGATCCCTGGCATGATCGCTGGTCGGATACCATGGTGATTGACGAGAAAAAAATGGCCTTGCAAACCCAAAGGGTAGATCTGTTTGATTCGGTTAAAAATCAAATTCAATAA
- a CDS encoding MgtC/SapB family protein, with protein MNDILDQNHFITQSEINKFLLATLLCGIIGAEREYRSKSAGLKTMMMIGLGATLFTILSIKIGPTSQDRIASNIVTGIGFLGAGVIFKEENRVKGLTTACIIWIVAAIGMAIGSGYYEQAIGVTIVVLLALIIFPFLEEIGDRRFTKRVYRIVKRQHTHGNLESYEEVFRESKLKPQRGKHQLVDNIITGNWVATGTPQNHQKFVERMLKDDDIIEFDF; from the coding sequence ATGAACGACATCTTAGATCAAAACCATTTCATTACACAAAGTGAGATCAATAAATTTCTATTGGCTACCCTGCTTTGTGGCATCATCGGTGCCGAACGCGAATATAGAAGTAAATCTGCTGGTTTAAAAACCATGATGATGATCGGTTTGGGCGCTACCCTATTCACCATTTTATCCATAAAAATCGGGCCTACCAGTCAGGATCGTATTGCCTCGAACATTGTTACCGGTATTGGTTTTCTTGGTGCAGGCGTAATTTTTAAAGAAGAAAACCGCGTTAAAGGGCTAACTACAGCCTGTATCATTTGGATTGTGGCCGCCATTGGCATGGCCATAGGCTCTGGTTATTACGAACAGGCCATTGGCGTTACCATTGTGGTATTATTGGCCCTGATTATTTTTCCATTTTTAGAAGAAATCGGCGACCGCCGCTTTACCAAACGGGTTTACCGCATTGTTAAAAGACAACATACCCATGGCAATTTAGAAAGCTACGAAGAAGTTTTTAGAGAAAGTAAACTCAAACCTCAACGCGGCAAACATCAATTGGTTGATAATATCATTACCGGAAACTGGGTAGCGACAGGAACGCCACAAAACCATCAGAAGTTTGTGGAGCGCATGTTAAAAGACGATGATATTATTGAATTTGATTTTTAA
- a CDS encoding PorP/SprF family type IX secretion system membrane protein produces MMRRRVILFLFWLLPMVSLAQDHIYSQFYNAPIYLNPALTGQFEGDIRFNALYRNQWTGLASDFSYMTASGDLNLRRLNSGIGIIFNRSSEGTAYLVKNNVALSYSYIIGGDDFALSFGLQGGITNQKLNWDKLVFGDQIDISTGYIPGSVSGAERPSVDSRYYFDSNAGANLVVGKFMMGLAVHHLNRPDESLSGFQAKLPMRISGNLSYKLTLVPDEYDRDGNYLIPSIVAYKQGNVKSFSVGMQYKYAGINAGIWYRNDGNSNGNDAVVFSVIFDIFNRRTNGEKFRLGISHDATTSKINYSNTGGTSEIGVGYEKYFPNSSNGGRANGLRCYDFY; encoded by the coding sequence ATGATGAGGAGAAGGGTAATATTATTTTTGTTTTGGTTGCTGCCAATGGTTTCGTTGGCGCAGGACCATATTTATTCGCAGTTTTACAATGCGCCGATTTACTTAAATCCCGCTTTAACCGGGCAGTTTGAAGGCGACATCAGGTTTAATGCCTTATACCGCAACCAGTGGACGGGGTTGGCGAGTGATTTTTCATACATGACGGCTTCCGGCGACCTCAACCTAAGGAGATTAAACAGTGGTATTGGGATTATTTTTAACCGCAGCAGTGAGGGTACTGCTTACCTGGTGAAGAACAATGTTGCCCTAAGTTATTCTTATATTATCGGTGGAGACGATTTTGCTTTATCATTTGGCTTACAGGGAGGCATTACCAACCAAAAGTTAAACTGGGATAAACTTGTTTTTGGTGATCAGATCGATATCAGTACTGGTTATATTCCGGGTAGTGTTTCTGGCGCCGAAAGGCCAAGCGTAGATAGCCGGTATTATTTCGACTCCAATGCTGGTGCCAATCTCGTGGTGGGGAAATTTATGATGGGACTGGCCGTGCATCACCTTAACCGTCCGGATGAATCCTTATCGGGTTTTCAGGCCAAATTGCCGATGCGCATCTCAGGTAATTTAAGTTACAAGTTAACCCTGGTGCCTGATGAGTACGATCGCGATGGCAATTACCTCATCCCGTCTATTGTTGCCTACAAACAGGGCAACGTAAAATCGTTCAGCGTGGGCATGCAATATAAATATGCGGGCATCAACGCAGGTATCTGGTACCGCAACGATGGTAATTCTAACGGAAATGATGCTGTTGTTTTTTCGGTGATTTTTGACATTTTCAACAGGCGCACCAACGGCGAAAAATTCAGATTAGGCATCAGTCACGATGCCACAACCTCTAAAATCAACTACAGCAATACAGGCGGAACATCCGAAATTGGCGTAGGTTACGAAAAATATTTTCCAAATAGTTCCAATGGTGGCCGTGCAAATGGCCTAAGATGTTACGATTTTTATTAA